Proteins encoded in a region of the Panthera tigris isolate Pti1 chromosome B2, P.tigris_Pti1_mat1.1, whole genome shotgun sequence genome:
- the LOC102962737 gene encoding natural cytotoxicity triggering receptor 2 has product MVQRAPLPPLLLLSLLIPGSWAVPEAQPLHRVAGQTLSVRCQYPPKGWPYERKSWCRELSVFKCTRLVTSSGPRRLAQASRFSIWDNPSTGLFIVTMTGLKEEDSGHYWCRIYHASGNSVSKSIRFYLTVSPASASTQATRASRDLMSSQTQSCVSSTGRAREAPRASSAITAPSQQQNCTLHCHPATPSTLVSVLCGLLLAKSVVLSALLVWWALRSRHAQHRGRSLMHPARSRLQASGPKKDGQYPPGSPGAPP; this is encoded by the exons GCTCGTGGGCTGTACCAGAGGCACAGCCACTTCACCGAGTGGCGGGGCAGACGCTTTCTGTGAGATGCCAGTACCCCCCCAAGGGCTGGCCCTACGAGAGGAAGAGCTGGTGTAGGGAGCTATCGGTGTTCAAGTGCACCAGGTTAGTCACCAGCTCCGGTCCCCGCAGGCTGGCTCAAGCCTCTCGATTCTCAATCTGGGACAACCCTAGCACCGGCCTCTTCATTGTCACCATGACTGGGCTGAAGGAGGAAGATTCAGGACACTACTGGTGTAGAATTTACCATGCTTCCGGCAACTCTGTCTCTAAGTCCATAAGGTTCTATCTGACGGTGTCTCCAG CTTCCGCCTCCACGCAGGCCACCCGGGCTTCCCGTGACCTGATGTCATCACAGACCCAGAGCTGTGTGTCCTCCACTGGAAGAGCCAGAGAGGCCCCCAGGGCTTCCTCTGCCATCACTGCCCCTTCACA GCAACAAAACTGCACCCTCCACTGTCACCCTGCAACCCCCAGCACTCTGGTCTCCGTGCTCTGTGGACTCCTTCTGGCCAAGAGCGTGGTGTTGTCAGCCCTGCTTGTCTGGT GGGCCTTAAGGAGTCGACATGCGCAACACAGAGGGAGGTCTCTGATGCACCCAGCTCGGTCCAGACTCCAAGCCTCAGGGCCCAAGAAGGATGGCCAGTatcccccaggctccccaggggcGCCTCCCTGA